The following are encoded together in the Planctomycetota bacterium genome:
- the aspS gene encoding aspartate--tRNA ligase, which translates to MLRTHSCGELRLSHVGQTATLCGWVDRVRDHKGVIFIDLRDRWGRTQVVVGPESPGATLAAAKTVRPEWVVRVCGTVGARPEGTINPKLDTGTVELSCLSLEVLNEAVTPVFQPSATDLPGEEVRLGHRWLDLRRPAMQRNLLLRHRMVKIMRDHFDELGFVDVETPMLGKSTPEGARDYLVPARLEHGSFFALPQSPQLYKQLLMIAGFDRYVQVAKCFRDEDLRADRQPEFTQLDVEMSFVEADDVIGVIERLVQRSAREILGLDVPLPLPRLSWDEAMERFGHDAPDLRYGLELVDLAAAVEGCEFRVFKSALDAGGRVRGIRVPGAAAKFSRKELDDLTAVAVEGGAKGLVWLKLEESGEWSGPVAKNLGPAAAPLRAALGAVPGDLALVVADSFDVTCKALHMLRKRLGAALGLYDPQAMHFSWVVDFPMFARDTESGGWAAMHHPFTAPRRADLALLDTDPAACRAQAYDLVINGSEAGGGTIRIHDRATQAKVFGLLGISAETARERFGFLLDALESGAPPHGGIALGIDRWIMLFGGLDNIRDVIAFPKTQKASDLMTGAPAPVETKQLAELAIRVVLPPKPAAPGKPA; encoded by the coding sequence GTGCTGCGCACGCACTCCTGCGGTGAGCTCCGCCTCTCCCATGTCGGCCAGACGGCGACCCTCTGCGGCTGGGTCGACCGGGTGCGCGACCACAAGGGGGTGATCTTCATCGACCTCCGCGACCGCTGGGGGCGGACGCAGGTGGTGGTCGGTCCCGAGAGCCCGGGCGCGACGCTCGCGGCCGCGAAGACGGTCCGACCGGAGTGGGTCGTGCGCGTCTGCGGCACGGTCGGCGCCCGTCCCGAGGGGACGATCAACCCCAAGCTCGACACCGGCACCGTCGAGCTGTCGTGCCTGTCCCTCGAGGTGCTCAACGAGGCGGTCACGCCCGTCTTCCAGCCTTCGGCCACCGACCTCCCCGGCGAGGAGGTGCGCCTCGGGCACCGCTGGCTCGACCTGCGCCGGCCGGCGATGCAGCGCAATCTCCTCCTCCGCCACCGGATGGTGAAGATCATGCGCGACCACTTCGACGAGCTCGGGTTCGTCGACGTCGAGACGCCGATGCTCGGCAAGAGCACTCCCGAGGGGGCGCGCGACTACCTCGTGCCGGCCCGGCTCGAGCACGGCTCGTTCTTCGCGCTGCCGCAGTCGCCGCAGCTCTACAAGCAGCTCCTGATGATCGCCGGCTTCGACCGCTACGTGCAGGTGGCGAAGTGCTTCCGCGACGAAGACCTCCGCGCCGACCGGCAGCCGGAGTTCACCCAGCTCGACGTGGAGATGAGCTTCGTCGAGGCCGACGACGTGATCGGGGTCATCGAGCGGCTCGTGCAACGCAGCGCCCGCGAGATCCTCGGGCTCGACGTCCCCCTCCCCCTGCCGCGCCTCTCCTGGGACGAGGCGATGGAGCGCTTCGGCCACGACGCCCCCGACCTCCGCTACGGCCTCGAACTGGTCGATCTCGCGGCGGCCGTGGAGGGGTGCGAGTTCCGCGTGTTCAAGTCGGCGCTCGACGCCGGCGGTCGGGTGCGCGGGATCCGCGTCCCCGGGGCGGCGGCGAAGTTTTCGCGGAAGGAGCTCGACGACCTCACGGCCGTGGCCGTCGAGGGGGGTGCGAAGGGGCTGGTGTGGCTCAAGCTCGAGGAGTCGGGCGAGTGGTCGGGGCCGGTGGCCAAAAACCTCGGCCCCGCCGCAGCGCCGCTCCGCGCGGCGCTCGGCGCGGTGCCCGGCGACCTGGCGCTGGTCGTCGCCGATTCGTTCGACGTCACCTGCAAGGCGCTCCACATGCTGCGCAAGCGGCTCGGGGCGGCGCTTGGTCTCTACGACCCGCAGGCGATGCACTTCTCGTGGGTTGTCGACTTCCCGATGTTCGCCCGCGACACCGAGTCGGGGGGGTGGGCGGCGATGCACCATCCGTTCACGGCGCCGCGCCGTGCCGACCTGGCGCTGCTCGACACCGACCCGGCCGCCTGCCGGGCGCAGGCCTACGACCTGGTGATCAACGGCTCGGAGGCGGGCGGCGGCACGATCCGGATCCACGACCGGGCGACGCAGGCCAAGGTCTTCGGGCTCCTCGGCATCTCGGCGGAGACGGCGCGCGAGCGGTTCGGATTCCTGCTCGATGCCCTGGAGAGCGGCGCTCCGCCCCACGGCGGCATCGCCCTGGGCATCGACCGCTGGATCATGTTGTTCGGCGGCCTCGACAACATCCGCGACGTGATCGCCTTCCCCAAGACGCAGAAGGCGAGCGACCTGATGACCGGCGCCCCGGCTCCGGTCGAGACCAAGCAGCTCGCCGAACTGGCGATCCGCGTCGTCCTGCCGCCGAAGCCCGCCGCTCCGGGCAAGCCCGCCTGA
- a CDS encoding aldose 1-epimerase → MSTPPAVVELTAPSSQARATIVVGRGAACGPAWLDGGAGARQVVWVPDGYLESGARPTSGGIPILCPYPGRLATTTMAFEGRSIELEGKDKLGRPIHGLVHERPWRVIERADSTVTAEYRLSHDAPDLRPRWPADFVLRVTWSLSAAALDCRLHLEALGRMPAALGLHPYFPLPLVPGGDAAACRLDVPARTWQPQTDWLPAGPLVPADRRVAFPGAVPIGALEFDDVFTDLDVAGGVITSRYVDPAGPMALRVEQDSGSGTVVLFTPPHRRSVCIEPYTCLPGGAAFDTRRGWRILAAGESLEARMTLVLEERGR, encoded by the coding sequence ATGAGCACTCCCCCCGCCGTCGTCGAATTGACCGCTCCCTCGTCGCAGGCCCGGGCCACGATCGTGGTCGGCCGCGGCGCCGCGTGCGGTCCGGCCTGGCTCGACGGCGGTGCCGGGGCGCGGCAGGTGGTGTGGGTGCCCGACGGCTATCTCGAGAGCGGCGCACGGCCGACGTCGGGCGGAATCCCGATCCTCTGCCCCTACCCCGGCCGCCTCGCCACGACGACGATGGCGTTCGAGGGACGGTCGATCGAACTGGAAGGGAAAGACAAGCTCGGCCGGCCGATCCACGGGCTCGTACACGAACGGCCGTGGCGCGTGATCGAGCGCGCCGACAGCACCGTGACCGCCGAATACCGGCTGTCGCACGACGCCCCCGATCTCCGGCCGCGCTGGCCCGCCGATTTCGTCCTCCGCGTCACCTGGTCGCTGTCGGCCGCGGCCCTCGACTGCCGGCTGCACCTCGAGGCCCTCGGACGGATGCCCGCAGCTCTGGGGCTCCATCCGTATTTTCCGCTGCCGCTGGTGCCCGGCGGGGACGCGGCCGCCTGCCGGCTCGACGTGCCGGCGCGCACCTGGCAGCCGCAGACGGACTGGCTCCCCGCCGGCCCGCTCGTGCCGGCCGACCGCCGGGTGGCGTTTCCCGGAGCGGTGCCGATCGGAGCGCTCGAATTCGACGACGTGTTCACCGATCTCGACGTGGCCGGCGGGGTGATCACCAGCCGCTACGTGGATCCGGCCGGGCCGATGGCGCTGCGCGTCGAGCAGGACTCCGGCTCGGGGACGGTCGTGCTGTTCACGCCACCGCACCGCCGCAGCGTGTGCATCGAGCCCTACACCTGCCTTCCCGGCGGCGCGGCGTTCGACACCCGCCGGGGCTGGCGGATCCTCGCCGCCGGCGAGTCGCTCGAAGCGCGGATGACGCTCGTGCTCGAAGAACGCGGCCGCTGA